Proteins co-encoded in one Malus sylvestris chromosome 9, drMalSylv7.2, whole genome shotgun sequence genomic window:
- the LOC126583739 gene encoding SPX domain-containing protein 4: MKFGKKFRTHLEETLPEWRDKFLCYNLLKKLLKGFPATAAAIAAVDSLPRQLEFQRQPADAHPAAADGGDGGFHPLAGLQDWFVAILNEELEKLNNFYVDKEEEFVIRFQELKGRIESVNERSSRSGVFTSESEFSEEVMDIRKDFVTIHGEMVLLKNYSSLNFAGLVKILKKYDKRTGGVLRVRFTQLAVRQPFFTTEPLTRLVRECEANLELLFPLEAEIIEGTPTTQDETTPDTGHSNPQSNDSANIASETPSNMEANMEANTDIYRGTVAAIKAIQGLQNPSSTSSPWSLSNHLRSQDEESTGAVTAENSTSNSVGSWQSEEEDDQL, translated from the exons ATGAAATTCGGGAAGAAGTTCAGGACCCACCTGGAGGAGACGCTCCCGGAGTGGAGGGACAAGTTCCTCTGCTACAATCTCCTGAAGAAGCTCCTCAAGGGCTTCCCTGCCACCGCGGCTGCCATAGCCGCGGTGGATTCCCTCCCTCGCCAACTCGAGTTTCAGCGCCAGCCGGCAGATGCCCATCCGGCCGCTGCTGATGGAGGTGATGGTGGGTTCCACCCTTTGGCCGGACTCCAGGATTGGTTCGTTGCGATTCTGAATGAGGAGCTGGAGAAGTTAAACAATTTCTATGTGGATAAGGAGGAGGAGTTCGTTATCCGTTTCCAG GAACTGAAAGGAAGAATCGAGAGCGTCAATGAAAGGAGCAGCAGGAGTGGTGTATTTACATCAGAGAGCGAGTTCAGTGAAGAAGTGATGGACATCCGTAAGGACTTTGTCACCATCCACGGGGAGATGGTGCTTCTAAAAAATTATAGCTCGTTGAATTTTGCAG GGCTTGTCAAAATTCTAAAGAAGTACGATAAGCGAACTGGAGGAGTGTTGCGTGTACGTTTCACGCAACTAGCCGTACGCCAGCCTTTCTTTACAACAGAACCTCTCACGAGGCTAGTCCGTGAATGCGAGGCAAATCTCGAGCTTCTCTTCCCTTTGGAAGCGGAAATCATTGAAGGTACACCAACCACACAAGATGAAACCACCCCAGACACAGGTCACTCAAACCCACAATCCAATGATTCGGCAAATATTGCATCTGAGACACCTTCAAACATGGAGGCAAACATGGAGGCAAACACGGATATATATCGTGGGACTGTTGCTGCAATCAAAGCCATTCAAGGCCTTCAAAACCCAAGCTCCACTTCCAGCCCATGGTCGCTTTCAAATCACTTAAGAAGCCAGGACGAGGAGAGCACCGGTGCTGTCACAGCCGAAAATTCTACGTCAAACTCTGTAGGCAGCTGGCAGAGCGAAGAGGAGGATGACCAGTTGTAG
- the LOC126583736 gene encoding transcription factor MYB16, with translation MGRSPCCDKVGLKKGPWTPEEDQKLLAYIEEHGHGSWRALPTKAGLQRCGKSCRLRWTNYLRPDIKRGKFSLQEEQTIIQLHALLGNRWSAIATHLPKRTDNEIKNYWNTHLKKRLAKMGIDPVTHKPKKDNLLSSVDGQSKNASNLSHMAQWESARLEAEARLVRESRLRSQSSSLLHQLTTTNPNTYVPVNSSSSGSTSAQLQLKWPSSKHSHNSVDLESPTSTLTYNSDQINVNNASSSAMGAAIMQPAMIEFVGSSGSSETKEEGGDNEQDWKSHLSFTPLGLVHDHHQNISMSMEAAGAWTTNDHQVGNVAGDMEAADQEGFTNLLLNNSDEVQSLSDGDRGVDSDNGGGSGSGRGSDYYEDNKHYWNSILNLVNSSPSESPMF, from the exons ATGGGTCGGTCACCGTGCTGTGACAAGGTGGGTTTGAAGAAAGGACCTTGGACTCCAGAAGAAGACCAGAAGCTCTTGGCTTACATTGAAGAACACGGCCATGGCAGTTGGCGTGCACTCCCAACAAAAGCTG GTCTTCAGAGATGTGGAAAAAGCTGTAGGCTTAGATGGACTAACTATCTCAGACCTGATATTAAGAGGGGAAAGTTCAGTTTGCAAGAAGAACAAACCATAATTCAACTCCATGCCCTATTAGGGAACAG GTGGTCGGCCATAGCAACTCACTTGCCAAAGAGAACAGACAATGAGATAAAGAACTACTGGAATACGCATCTTAAGAAGAGGCTAGCCAAAATGGGCATCGACCCCGTCACGCACAAGCCAAAGAAGGACAACCTACTCTCTAGCGTCGACGGTCAATCCAAGAACGCCTCCAATCTCAGCCACATGGCTCAGTGGGAGAGCGCCCGGCTCGAAGCCGAGGCCCGCCTAGTCAGAGAATCAAGGCTCCGCTCCCAGAGCTCCTCATTACTCCATCAGCTCACCACCACAAACCCTAATACCTACGTTCCGGTGAATTCTTCGTCTTCGGGTTCGACATCAGCTCAGCTTCAGCTCAAGTGGCCGTCATCAAAACATTCTCATAATAGTGTTGATCTCGAGTCTCCGACATCTACGCTCACTTATAATTCCGATCAGATTAACGTTAATAATGCATCGTCCTCCGCAATGGGGGCCGCGATTATGCAGCCGGCGATGATCGAGTTTGTTGGGAGTTCAGGTTCTTCTGAGACCAAGGAAGAAGGTGGAGATAACGAACAAGATTGGAAGTCCCATTTGTCTTTTACTCCATTAGGGTTAGTTCATGATCATCATCAGAACATCTCAATGTCCATGGAAGCTGCGGGTGCATGGACTACTAATGATCATCAAGTTGGCAATGTGGCTGGTGACATGGAAGCAGCTGATCAAGAAGGGTTCACTAATCTTTTGCTTAATAACTCGGATGAGGTGCAGAGCTTGTCAGACGGGGATCGTGGCGTGGATTCTGATAACGGTGGTGGAAGCGGAAGTGGAAGGGGTAGTGACTACTACGAAGATAATAAGCATTACTGGAATAGTATTCTCAATTTGGTGAACTCTTCTCCCTCTGAATCTCCAATGTTTTGA
- the LOC126583741 gene encoding phosphate transporter PHO1 homolog 9-like has protein sequence MKFGKEFVSQMVPEWREAYMDYNSLKLIIKDILRFRKKYASSTPMATTPAGSVLKRRVSLYRAFSGLTSRQRGSLRKMEDEEILVAEEGEEGQWQTRFLMPSEDGGEFEEVFFRSLDDEFNKVNCFYKKKVGEVVEEAEELSRQMDGLIALRLKVDNPKVDIGGGSELASNGISSVSFVHPSGRKTGGKDMDVIQEVEMSNEGEILEEDEERGIEELETADRKPNRGTVDIKGFKPQPLEVLNHIKINVVPETPVSTIKSIFQPNTKPDLSFSKKELKKVEEQMTQAFSEFYKKLRLLKSYCFLNQLAFSKIMKKYDKFSSRPASKAYLNMVDNSYLGSSDEVTRLMERVESTFIKHFANGNRRKGMKTLRPKTKREKHRNTFFLGLLFGGSIALAVAIIVLMHARNILKSNGHDLYMENIFPLYSLFGFIVLHLIMFSGNIFFWRRYRVNYPFIFGFNQGSEIGYRQLFLISSGLAILALAGTISNLDMELDPRTKSYVAVKELVPLGLVIVVLLIMVCPFNIIYRSSRYFLLLCIFRCLLAPLYKVTLPDFFLADQLTSQVQAFRSLEFYVCYYGWGDFKKRSHNCLDSHVFKSFYFIVAIIPYWMRSLQCVRRLIEEKDRMQGLNALKYFSTIVAVAMRTSFDMKAGMTWKILAIVSSVVATVFGTYWDIVIDWGLLQRNSKNPWLRDKLLVSNHNVYFVAMGLNVLLRLAWMQSVLGIRGAPFVHRTALITIVACLEIIRRGIWNFFRLENEHLNNVGKYRAFKSVPLPFNYDRDHTRSG, from the exons atgaagttcGGAAAAGAGTTCGTTTCGCAAATGGTGCCGGAATGGCGAGAAGCATACATGGACTACAACTCTCTCAAGCTTATCATAAAAGACATCCTGCGTTTCCGGAAGAAATATGCATCATCAACACCAATGGCCACGACGCCGGCAGGGTCGGTACTAAAGCGGAGGGTGTCACTCTACAGAGCATTCAGTGGGCTGACAAGCCGACAACGCGGCTCGCTGAGGAAGATGGAGGACGAGGAGATACTTGTGGCTGAAGAAGGGGAGGAAGGGCAGTGGCAGACAAGGTTCTTGATGCCGTCCGAGGACGGAGGAGAGTTTGAGGAGGTGTTTTTTAGGAGCCTGGACGATGAGTTTAACAAAGTGAATTGCTTTTACAAGAAGAAAGTTGGGGAAGTTGTGGAGGAGGCTGAGGAGTTGAGTAGGCAGATGGATGGTTTGATCGCTCTTAGGTTAAAGGTTGATAATCCAAAGGTGGATATTGGAGGAGGAAGTGAATTGGCAAGCAATGGGATTTCTTCAGTCTCATTTGTTCATCCAAGTGGTAGAAAAACAG GAGGGAAAGATATGGATGTAATTCAAGAAGTTGAGATGAGCAATGAAGGAGAAAtattggaagaagatgaagagagGGGAATCGAGGAATTGGAAACCGCTGACCGGAAACCCAACAGAGGCACGGTGGATATTAAGGGGTTTAAACCACAACCACTAGAGGTTTTGAATCATATAAAGATCAACGTGGTGCCTGAAACTCCTGTATCAACAATCAAAAGCATATTCCAGCCGAATACGAAACCCGACTTATCATTCAGCAAGAAAGAGCTGAAGAAAGTAGAAGAGCAAATGACACAGGCTTTTAGCGAGTTCTACAAAAAGCTCCGGCTTTTGAAAAGCTACTG TTTCCTTAATCAATTGGCCTTCTCGAAGATCATGAAGAAATATGACAAG TTCTCTTCAAGGCCTGCATCGAAGGCTTACTTGAATATGGTGGATAATTCTTATCTCGGTAGCAGCGATGAA GTTACTAGGCTTATGGAAAGGGTGGAGAGTACCTTCATAAAGCACTTCGCAAATGGAAATCGAAGAAAAGGAATGAAGACATTAAGACCGAAAACCAAAAGGGAAAAGCATAGAAATACATTTTTCTTGG GGCTGCTCTTCGGGGGCTCGATTGCACTTGCAGTAGCCATCATTGTGCTTATGCATGCAAGAAATATCCTTAAGAGCAACGGGCATGATCTGTACATGGAAAACATATTTCCGCTGTACAG TTTGTTTGGATTCATTGTCCTACATCTGATCATGTTCTCAGGGAACATATTCTTTTGGAGGCGCTATCGTGTAAATTATCCATTTATCTTTGGCTTCAACCAAGGGTCAGAGATTGGTTACAGACAGCTATTCCTTATCAGTTCAGGACTTGCAATTCTCGCATTGGCTGGTaccatctcaaatttggatatggagtTGGATCCGAGAACAAAAAGCTACGTAGCCGTGAAAGAATTGGTCCCCCTGGGCCTAGTCATT GTTGTGCTTCTTATAATGGTTTGTCCTTTCAACATTATATATCGTTCCAGTCGATATTTCCTCCTCCTGTGCATATTCCGTTGTCTTCTTGCTCCTCTTTATAAG GTTACCCTCCCGGATTTTTTCTTGGCAGATCAGCTTACTAGCCAG GTTCAAGCCTTCAGGAGTTTGGAATTCTACGTTTGCTATTACGGTTGGGGGGACTTCAAAAAAAGATCACACAACTGCCTTGACAGCCACGTTTTTAAATCTTTCTACTTCATTGTAGCAATTATTCCTTATTGGATGCGTTCGCTTCAG TGTGTGCGACGCTTGATAGAGGAGAAAGACAGAATGCAAGGGTTAAATGCGCTGAAATACTTCTCAACAATCGTTGCAGTAGCCATGAGAACAAGTTTTGATATGAAAGCAGGGATGACATGGAAAATCCTCGCTATAGTTAGTTCAGTTGTGGCAACTGTTTTCGGTACATACTGGGACATTGTCATTGATTGGGGTCTTCTGCAACGAAATTCTAAGAACCCTTGGCTGAGAGATAAACTCCTCGTATCAAACCACAATGTTTATTTTGTTGCCATG GGGTTGAATGTTCTACTGAGACTCGCTTGGATGCAGTCAGTATTAGGAATTAGAGGAGCACCTTTCGTCCATAGAACAGCCTTGATCACGATAGTTGCCTGTTTAGAGATCATCCGTCGTGGCATTTGGAATTTCTTTCG GTTGGAGAATGAGCACTTGAACAACGTCGGAAAGTATCGGGCGTTCAAGTCTGTACCCCTACCCTTCAACTACGACCGTGATCACACCAGGAGCGGATGA
- the LOC126583740 gene encoding cystathionine gamma-synthase 1, chloroplastic-like, translated as MKTLHLRVQQQNSTALRMAKILEAHPKVAHAYYPGLPSHPEHQLAKRQMTSFGGVVSFEIDGDFMRTIKFVDALKIPYIAPSFGGCESIVDQPATMSYWDLSQSDRIKYGMKDNLVRFSFGVEDFEDLKADILQALETIWSVACFCFISHVHCCIGASIDFYHQYVSCVALTVALHYLFTFATQFV; from the exons ATGAAGACCTTGCATCTTCGTGTGCAACAACAGAATTCAACAGCATTGAGGATGGCCAAAATTTTAGAGGCACATCCTAAG GTGGCACACGCCTATTATCCTGGTTTGCCTAGCCATCCTGAACATCAGCTTGCCAAGAGGCAGATGACTAGTTTCGGTGGTGTTGTCAGTTTTGAG ATTGATGGAGACTTTATGAGAACCATTAAATTCGTGGATGCACTGAAAATCCCATATATTGCTCCATCCTTTGGTGGCTGTGAGAGCATTGTGGATCAGCCAGCCACAATGTCTTACTG GGATCTCAGCCAGTCAGATAGAATCAAGTACGGGATGAAAGATAACTTGGTCCGTTTCAGCTTCGGAGTGGAAGACTTTGAAGATCTCAAGGCAGATATACTGCAGGCCCTGGAGACCATATGGAGTGTGGCCTGTTTCTGTTTTATTTCCCATGTCCATTGTTGCATTGGTGCTTCAATTGACTTTTATCACCAATATGTGAGTTGTGTGGCTCTTACTGTTGCTCTCCACTACCTTTTCACATTTGCTACCCAATTTGTTTAG
- the LOC126583738 gene encoding cystathionine gamma-synthase 1, chloroplastic-like → MSSISSQPRFVTNPKSRKLEPHHSPMAVCSYPPRVFTSSQPGTRPRLSGRVDPTVPVHGLSSLILRFPPNFVRQLSTKARRNCSNIGVAQIVAASWSNNNPNSGVSAAPSATAVDAAATAAISVDPAQISGGDEVAVFENGVQLGEALPLKEASFLSSDGSLAIHAGERLGRGIVTDAITTPVVNTSAYFFKKTADLIDFKEKRATSFEYGRYGNPTTVVVEEKISALEGAESTMILASGMCACTVMLMALVPAGGHIVTTTDCYRKTRIFIETILPKMGITATIIDPADVGALETALDEHKVSLFFTESPTNPFLRCVDIKLVSELCHKKGALVCIDGTFATPLNQKALALGADLVVHSATKFIGGHNDVLAGCISGSMKLISEIRTLHHVLGGALNPNAAYLIIRGMKTLHLRVQQQNSTALRMAKILEAHPKVAHVYYPGLPSHPEHQLAKRQMTGFGGVVSFEIDGDLMRTIKFVDALKIPYIAPSFGGCESIVDQPAIMSYWDLIQPDRIKYGIKDNLVRFSFGVEDFEDLKADILQALETI, encoded by the exons ATGTCGTCCATTTCTTCCCAACCTCGTTTCGTGACGAACCCAAAATCCCGAAAACTCGAACCCCATCACTCACCCATGGCCGTCTGCTCGTATCCTCCTAGGGTTTTCACTTCCTCCCAGCCCGGCACCCGCCCCCGATTATCGGGCCGGGTCGACCCGACGGTGCCGGTTCACGGCCTCTCCTCTCTCATCCTCAGGTTTCCCCCGAACTTCGTCCGCCAGCTCAGCACCAAGGCCCGCAGGAACTGCAGCAACATCGGCGTCGCGCAGATCGTCGCCGCCTCTTGGTCGAACAACAACCCCAACTCTGGCGTGTCGGCGGCACCGTCGGCCACAGCCGTCGATGCCGCCGCCACGGCCGCCATTTCCGTCGATCCGGCCCAGATTTCGGGCGGTGACGAGGTGGCGGTGTTTGAAAATGGTGTACAGTTGGGGGAGGCCTTGCCTTTGAAGGAGGCCTCGTTCTTGAGCTCCGATGGGAGCCTCGCAATTCATGCTG gTGAAAGATTGGGACGCGGCATAGTAACTGATGCAATTACAACCCCAGTGGTTAATACTTCTGCCTACTTCTTTAAGAAAACGGCTGACCTCATTGATTTCAAG GAGAAACGCGCAACAAGTTTTGAATACGGGCGGTATGGAAATCCAACTACAGTAGTGGTTGAGGAGAAGATCAG TGCGCTTGAGGGAGCGGAATCAACAATGATATTGGCATCTGGAATGTGTGCTTGCACTGTCATGTTGATGGCATTGGTTCCAGCTGGTGGGCATATCGTGACCACCACGGATTGCTATAGGAAGACTAGGATTTTCATTGAGACCATTCTTCCAAAAATGGGGATCACG GCCACAATCATTGACCCTGCTGATGTGGGAGCCCTGGAAACTGCATTGGATGAGCACAAA GTGTCTCTTTTCTTCACAGAGTCTCCTACTAATCCATTCCTCAGGTGTGTTGACATTAAGTTGGTTTCTGAGCTCTGTCACAAAAAAGGGGCGTTGGTCTGTATAGATGGCACTTTCGCCACACCTCTCAACCAGAAAGCCCTTGCCCTTGGGGCAGATCTTGTTGTGCATTCTGCAACGAAATTTATCGGTGGCCACAATGAT GTCCTTGCTGGTTGCATTAGCGGTTCCATGAAATTGATTTCAGAAATTCGTACTTTGCATCATGTTTTGGGTGGTGCTCTCAACCCG AATGCTGCATACCTGATCATTCGAGGCATGAAGACCTTGCATCTTCGTGTACAACAACAGAATTCAACAGCATTGAGGATGGCCAAAATTTTAGAGGCACATCCTAAG GTGGCACACGTCTATTATCCTGGTTTGCCTAGTCATCCTGAACATCAGCTTGCCAAGAGGCAGATGACTGGTTTCGGTGGTGTTGTCAGTTTTGAG ATTGATGGAGACTTGATGAGAACCATTAAATTTGTGGATGCACTGAAAATCCCATATATTGCCCCATCCTTTGGTGGCTGTGAGAGCATTGTGGATCAGCCAGCCATAATGTCTTACTG GGATCTCATCCAGCCTGATAGGATCAAGTACGGGATCAAGGATAACTTGGTCCGTTTCAGCTTCGGAGTCGAAGACTTTGAAGATCTCAAGGCTGACATACTGCAGGCCCTGGAGACCATATAG